From a region of the Streptomyces sp. B21-083 genome:
- a CDS encoding NADPH-dependent F420 reductase, protein MKIGIIGAGNIGGNLTRRLTSLGHEVSIANSRGPQTLSALAEETGATPVTVGEAAAGAEVVVVTIPLKNVPDLPSDLFDKAAEGFVVIDTGNYYPKQRDGRIAAIEDDGLTESRWTEGHLGHPVVKAFNGTYAEDILARPLPAGDPDRMALPVAGDDEAAKRTVRALIDELGFDSVDAGGLDDSWRQQPETPVYGLRAGVEAVTEALAEASPERKDSFKG, encoded by the coding sequence ATGAAGATCGGCATCATCGGCGCAGGCAACATCGGCGGCAACCTGACCCGCCGTCTCACCTCCCTCGGGCACGAGGTGTCCATCGCCAACTCGCGCGGCCCGCAGACCCTGAGTGCGCTCGCCGAGGAGACCGGCGCGACCCCCGTCACCGTCGGCGAAGCGGCGGCCGGCGCCGAGGTCGTCGTCGTCACGATCCCCTTGAAGAACGTACCCGACCTGCCCTCGGACCTCTTCGACAAGGCGGCCGAGGGCTTCGTCGTCATCGACACCGGCAACTACTACCCGAAGCAGCGCGACGGCCGGATCGCCGCCATCGAAGACGACGGCCTGACCGAGAGCCGCTGGACCGAGGGACACCTCGGACACCCCGTGGTCAAGGCCTTCAACGGCACCTACGCCGAAGACATCCTGGCCAGGCCGCTCCCGGCCGGGGACCCCGACCGGATGGCCCTGCCGGTCGCCGGTGACGACGAGGCGGCCAAGAGGACCGTCCGCGCCCTCATCGACGAACTCGGCTTCGACTCCGTCGACGCGGGCGGCCTCGACGACTCCTGGCGCCAGCAGCCCGAGACCCCCGTATACGGGCTGCGTGCCGGCGTCGAAGCCGTCACCGAGGCACTCGCCGAGGCCTCCCCGGAGCGCAAGGACAGCTTCAAGGGCTGA